The Larus michahellis chromosome 9, bLarMic1.1, whole genome shotgun sequence genome contains the following window.
CTCCCGTGGTCTCTCTCAAGCACCTACTCATGACTCACAGGCATCACCCTGATCTTTATCACTGAGGTCAGCTTCAAAAGAGAACAAAGTCTATtatttcagggtttgttttgtcCCCAGCGGATCCCTAAGGTagcaggcaggcagctgtgtCAACCCCAATCCTTTCTGCCATTGCAGACCTCAAGGTTTCAACAGACCTAAACTCATCTCCACCACAGCTAGCCAAACGTTCGTTTATGCTCTTCGGCATTGTTTTCTCACGCATTTCCAGTTTTTGCTTTCAGTACGGCTTCCCCCTCTGCTTTTTAGATGACTCCCCCAGCCCCTAGTTCCTTCTAgatggctgggaggggggggaaggggaagaaagttAACCCCTTCCTCTCTTACAAGAGCAAATACCAAATTGGGGTGGGGCAAATTTCTGTGAGacttcctctcccttctctctgctgAGAAGGGCAGGTTCAGAAGGGCTCTGAAGGCCAGCGCAAACCCAGCAAGCGTAAAAGCCAACAGGCCCTCTCCATCGTCCATCCACTTCAGTTGCTCGGAAGCAAGGGGAGCTGCAAATCTCATGACACTGCGCTGGCCACTAGAAATAGTGTGGCTTTTTGGAGGTGGTGTAGTTTCGGAGCGGAAGCTGAGGTTTCCcttctgtgctggagcagagctggcgCTCAGCAGATGAGTCACGTCACTGGGTGAGTGACCAGCGCGAGGAAAGGAGAAGTTCTTTTGTTTGACGGTGATACAACACAGCAAAGCCCTCCGTGactgtcagaagaaaaatgatgtTTCCAACAGGTTTTACTACCAAACATaccaaaaatataaataaaataatactcaCACACTTGCTGCATCGGGAGAAACAACAACCTCGCAGTAGGGAGAGGCTTTTTGTGTTTCCACTGTTCCACTGCTTATGACCAAAGTTGTTTTGCTGCCCAAACTAGAGGCAGTGCCGACAAGAGGTACACCGTGTCTGCTCCAGCTGGAGTATCTGCTACCCCTGTCTTAACTCCTCTTGCCGtcttcttctgcagcttctcccAGGCTTCAGGTCTTCTGAGGAAGTTGCCCGGACCTTCTCAGAGCAGATCAGCGCTGGGAGGAATCAAAAGTTGGAAAAATCATGGTGTTACCCAGTCAATGAGGGAAGCTCCCTGGAGCTAGGAGCTTATAGTGGCAGAAAAGTTTTGCATAAAACACTAGGCTTATTGAACATTAACGAGGATGGCACTTGGAGGTGGGGTAAAAGAGAGCTGCATGTCCTGTGTTTTGGGCCTGGATCTgctgaggtgaggatggggaagCTGAAAAGTTTTCAGTTCCCTTCCCACACAGCAGTGACCTCGCACCACACACTTCTGCCCTGCATAAGCACGGCTGCAGCTCCCCATTCCcctcatttcttttgtttggcACCATCTCCAAGACTGCTGACAccagcagctgcctccagctccagcctggcgTCTCCAAAGCCAGCTTCTGGGAGCGTATGTGCTGGCGACAGCAAACACACTGCTGGGTGGGGTGAAGAACCTCACCCCAGGTACAATGCACGAGAGCCCCTCACACACATTGCGAATGGTCCCTGCAATTCTTGCCCTTGGTCAGGCACagctcttctcctctccagctggGACAGGGGACCTGGCCAGGTCTGAGACCTGACAGACCAGTGCTTGGAGCGGGGCCTGGCACTGCCATAGCTCCTGCAAGGACAggtccctgcctcccccgggaAGCGCAGCTGCCTGACACTGCAACACAGCCGTCCCTGCCCATTGCGGTGGTTATGAAACACCAATAATACAGGCGGAAGACTTTTCTCTCTGATCTCGCCTGATAACCACCTCATGTCCAGAAGAAGacaggctgaaggatttgggtctcttcggtctggaaaaaagatgaccgAGGTGGGGAAATcgtatcaatgcttataaatactgaaagggtgggtgtcaggaggatggggccaggctcttttcagtggtgcccagggacaggacaagaggtaacgggcacaaacttgactataggaagttccatctccacatgaggaggaacttctttcccctgagggtggcagagccctggcccaggctgcccagagaggtggtggagtctccgtctctggagacattccaaacctgcctggaggcgttcctgtgccacctgctctgggtgaccctgctctggccgggggctggactgggtgatctccagaggtcccttccaacccctgccattctgtgattctgtgattgtaatTTAGGGCACTAAATGTAGAAGTGAGGCTCTTCTTCCCAGCTCTCGGGCCATAAAAAGTTAGGTGAAGCTGCCGTTAGGCTGCTGACCTGGGAAGGGAAGATCCATGGCAGCAAAGACAAAAGCCACGTGGGTCCGAGTCAGTGCCAAGAAGGAGGGCTAGTGTGACCCAGAGCTCATTTGCTTCCCCGTGCTCCCCCAGCTGCACTGACTGATTTAATAAAAGCCAATAACTCTCCCAACAAATTTGCTTTGCTAAAGCCAGGGGgcatcccccccctccctgcccctggtCTGCTCGCCAAGCCTGTAGGGCAGAGGGACGCTGCCTGGAGGTCTGCGACAGACAGGGAGGGTAGAGCGCTgcagcagcaccccagcaccACCAGTACATGTAAGATGCAAACCATTAACAATGAGGAAGCAAACCAGGCTGTTGAGTAACAGAGGGTATTGCAGGAAACACACTTTAGTTGGAGGCAGGACCAATTAAGCAAGTAAAAAGGaacttttcttctgatttatttattttttgctagagATCCAGGAGTGCCCTGGAGTGGGTTTAAGCAGCAGTGACAGACTGCACACCCCGCAGCAAAGCTTGCACCCCGTTAGCACAGGGTTCACAGCCTGGGGGCTCCTCGTTAGGACTGCACAAAATCCAGGGTTAATGAAAGTGACGGGTTTTGAACTACAGACCATACGGTTCGGCCCTCCTGCTTGAGAGGAAGACTTTGGAAATGCAAAGCATAACCTTGTAGCTCAGGAAACACCAGGCAAAAAGGAGAAGCCAAAACGCACATTCCAAGAAGAGTCTTAAACCCAATGCAGGGCATGTGGGCTTCTTATTTTTAAGATGATCTTGTGATTTTAGAGCAGTCAGCAGCAGAAGTATGGCTGATCTAGAAGAGACACTGGCCAAACAGCTCCAAAGCCTGCAAGcaccagaagagaaggaaaacaatgcccccccctcctctccccagcctcttgAGCACACATCTGCGGTGCTTCCTCACTTCCCCTGCCTTCAGAGGGCTCCCTCCGCTTCAGGCATCCTCCCTGGGGGTCGGTGTCTCTCGCTGAGCCCTGACATGCTCCAGCTGAGCAAGGGCATTTCTTCCCCATTAGAACTAAAGGAGATGGACCCCATTTCTTGCCACCCCCGCATCTGCAAAGCACCCCCCATTGCTCCTGGCAAACCTTCAGCCCTAAGAGTGCCCAGCTCAGGTGCCGATGCTTCCAACCAGCTCACTGAAATTAGGGTTTTTCAATCATCTCCAGGCCCCAGCCTGAGCTCGTCACTGTTTGGAGCACTGTGCCTTACTGTGCTCTCGCTGCAGAAGTAGGCGGCTGCGGGTTTGTGACTTTGCACGTGGAGGCAGCACCAGGACCCCGACGACAAGCTCCGGGGGCTGTGGTGAGGTCTAGTCATGCCAGGAGCATGGTGTGGGCTGCCTTGGtgccccctcctgtcccctcctcttcAAAAGGCAAACCCAAGTCAAACGTCCAAGACAAACCGTGGCCATGACTGTACCCCTGCCCGTTCTGCAGAATTACATCAGAAGACCGAGAAAAAGCATAAATTagcagggaacagaaaaatgATGGCGCTGGATGGTGAAATACCAAGGAAGTCAGAATTCATGTGCAACAAAATCCCTTGAAGCCTTTTGTATTTGCCCTGGGAAAGAAAATACGTTGCGCTAATCCAGCGCTTTTCAAGGCATTTTACAAACGTGAGCACTCACAGCATGCCCACAACACGGGCCAGCATTAATATCTCTGTTGCAATCAGACAGATTCACTCGTGTCCCACAGAGCGAATCCCCCGCGTCCAGGGAGATCCCTTGCTCAATCATTATTCCAAATGCCTCAAATTTATCTCTATTTTACTATGCTTCTGGCCCCCacactgtaaaaacaaaatgcttcGACACCAATTTtgcttttccaggagaaaaacagaaggttGCATTTCAGAGGCTCTTCACCTACAGGGACATTCCCCCTTCCTCTGTCAATGCGTTCCAGTCTGATAGCAAAAATGACATTCCTGGGACATCAGTCCTGCTCTGTGGTCCCTTTACCACGCTCTAACAAAAAAGGCTCAAGGACAAGCAGACAAGCAGGATGTCCAAACAGTATTTGTTGAGCTGCAAAGGCCAGAGGACATCCCTTTCCAGCACAACCCCTGGCTCCTCGCAGTCTGGGATGTCCTAGCAGGGGAACATGCACTTAAGAGTACACCTTGCTGGTGAGCAGCATTGCACCCAGCCGCACCTTGATTTTCACGCTAAAGACATCTGTGTTTCCAGCCCTTCAGATCATCTCTTCCTCACCTTGGTCCTTCAGGCTGCTCAGAAATTATTCGCTCTATAAAAGTAGGTGGCTGAGGGTTTCTGCACCAAGGGGCAGGCCCTCAGTTGTCAAAGCCCAAGAAGGTTACGCAGTTCCCCTGGGTTAAAGAAAGCGGTGAGACTGGTATATTTATcagagcagaaggcagacagGAAGGAGAGGTTCCTTTGGTAAAGAGGTTTACCACTCACTAGCTGCAGCCTTGCACGGCTGCTCATGTGGAAAAGCTGATACtctagtaatttttttctgtttcaaattctgATTCCATTGCAGTCACAAGGTTCTCATACTCGGGGTTTTTCCTGATGCATATGCTGCCACGGCGATTGTCTTTCATGGTGAAAGTGTCATTGGCCGTTTCAGTCTTAGAATTTGTCTCCTCCTGTAGACATTTAACAGGGACTTCCATGTCAGTCTCCAACCTCGTGACATCTGCAGTGCTATAGCTGAAACAACAGAGAGACATCAGTGAGAAGAACGACTAAATCCGGAGCCATTTGGTTTACATCTTAGTCAAAAACAAGATCTACCACATAATCTGTGGAACAGCAGAATTTGTATTAATCTAGTGAGGTCCTGGAAGGCTCTGAAAGATACTAGAAAGTAACATTAGAAGAattacacacataaaaaaaagcaataaacagtTAACAATGGTACCATAAACTCTCATGGCATTATCATATTATACTCAAAAGAGTTGCCAGAACAGTCTAGTCTTTAGAAAAGCCTTTTCCCCAGTAATAACTGGGGAAAACAGCAATGTGTGAGGCTACAGAAGGCTAAGGTACGTCTCTGAATAGGAAAGTAGTATGAAGGGATTAGAGGTTGAGGTTTAGACAGGGCAGAACGTAAGTTCATATAACTGTAAGCAAATAGGAATTGCACAAAATAATACTTGGATAAGCACTGGGATGCGTTTCCTAAAGAGAAAGGTATGTATAGAAGGAACTCATCTCGAGGGAAGAGCTGAGAATTCCTGTCCTTTGCTTTGTGAAATAATGGTAGGAATTTACTATAGAGAACAGTTTTCCCATCTTTGAGGCAGAGTGAAGAACCCAGAATATCTTTATCTCATTCTGACATTATTAAAGAACAGGCTCTCGCTACATCCCGGACTAAGATGTTAATATCCTCATGCTGCTAACTGAATGGACTGTCAAGGCATTCAGATCCTCCCCCTGCAAGTCAAAGAAATCTTTGGCTTTTCATTGAGCAAAGAGGCTTTTTGTAAACAGACATCAGTATAATGCCTTCAAAGTCATCTTAATGTCCCAGGTGAAAAATTGTACTCACAAAGCAACTTCATAGGCAGGttctggaaaaaacagaagaattaaaGATGTGCGTCAACGTATATGATTAATgcgtcacagaaaaaaaaaccaacaaacaaccagcTGCTCCCAGGTATTCCCACCTTCAGGAATAACCCTCCCACCCTGCTTTTTCCTAGAAGGGAACAGCTGGGGATGGGGCCGGGGatgggggatgatggggatgggggtgatggaggggaatggggggaaatgggggtgatggggatgatgatgatgggtttgatgggggtgatggtggagaatgggggtgatggggataATGATGCTGGGAttgatgggggtgatggggggaatgggggtgatgatgatggggatgggggtgttgggggggaatgggaaggaatagggggaaatgggggtgctggggatgggtttgatgggggtgatggtggtgatggggggaATTCGGGGTGAtggggatgatgatgatggggtTGATGGGAGTGACGGTGGTGATGGGGGGAATGGGGGTGatgatggtggggatgggggtgatgATGATGGGGTTGATGGGAGTGACGGTGGTGATGGGGGGAATGGGGGTGAcatgatggggatgggggtggtggggggaatgGGAAGGAATAGGGGGAAATGGAGGTGCTGGGGATGGGTttgatgggggtgatggggatgatGATTATGGGGTTgatgggggtgatggtggtgatggagGGAATGGGGGGtgatgatgatggggatgggggtcgtggggatgatgatgatggggttaatggggtgatggtggtgatggggggaATGGaggtgatggggatggggatgatgggggacaggggtgtcggggccgtccctccctccccgtcccctcgGACCAGGGCTGCCCTCTACCGCCCGCGGGCCGGCTTTCTCGCCGCTCACGcctccgccgccctccccgccccggtccccgtccccgtccccgtccccgtcccggtcccggtcccggtcccgcaCACCCCTCTGTCGCTTACCCTTCTTCTTCCGCAGCCGCCGGAGCAGCAGCGCGGCCGCCAGCGCCCCGAGCGCGACACCGCCCAGCGCGGCCGCCAGCGCGTAGAGGTGCGGGAGCAGCGCGGCCGGCGGGGGACCTGCGGGCGGGGGCGGCAGCGCTGTGACAgcggcgggggtgtgtgtgtgtgtgtgtgtgagcccatcccagcccccccgcgcccgcccgccctcagcagagccagggggctgcggggagaaGCGCCCCGAAACGCGCTTTTTAAAGCGTTTTTAGCGTTAAAGAGGCGCACTTTATTTATACCGAGCAAAACCCGCAGCTGCAGCCAGACCCTGGCCAAACCGCGAAGGCCGGGGCTGAGGTCAGGGTTAGCGTTTTCAGCCCCTTTCAGCCAGAAACGCAAAGCATAGGCAATAAACGCGCTCGGACAGGCCTGCGGAGGGCAACTTCTGCCTAGAGAAAACCCGGTGTTTGATTTCTTCCCCGCAGCAGCCAGGTTTGCTGTTCGGTCTACGCACAGCATTCATCACCCTGCCCTTGCCAGTGCAAATCTGGTGTTTTCCAGCATGAAACGCCACTCACCTGTGGCAATGGGAGGCCCCTCCGAAACAGCATCCCTCCGCTCCGAAACGGCATCCCTCCTGGAGCCCAGCGTTGCTGCTGGGGGCAGATCTGCCAAAGCACAAGGGTGGATGCATTGTAACCCTTCCCGCAGCTGCCCTGTGGCATCGGCAGGGCTGGGTtagctctgcaaagcagcagcggggccggcagccatCTCTGCTCGCCGGTGAGCCCCTCCAGCTGCCCAGTGCTGGATCTCAATGGCACAGCTCTCCTGGGCTGGACATAACTGCTGCCCTGAAGCTGCCTGCCCTGTTTTGACGAGCACGCCACTTTGATGCCCTCAGGCTAACACGTCGGAGATGGACGGAAAGAAAACACCCACTGGACCTGCACTTGCAGTGACAAGCCAGATTTTTATCCCTGACGTGTCGTTCTGTGTGTGTTCTGCCAGCAGTCCTGCAGGCAGCGTGTGGCATTTGTGTCCCCCCGGGTCCCTGGAAGTCCTGGCCGCCGTGGTACACCTCTAGGCACCAGCTCTTGTGGCTGGCTACAGCACGGCCAGGGAATGCTTTGGCTTTGTGTCACTGGGACTTATCCAGGTTTCCGCAGGACTTTCTCTCCTACGGTGACTCCCTGGGGTGCTTTACCATCAGCAGCCGCACCTCGAGGCTCCCTGTTGCCCCAAGCCAGGTTTCTTGCCCCAGGTGACCTCCTGCTGAAGCTGCGCAACCCCCTGGTTTCCCAGGACGTGGTCCCTCtagccctggctctgctgctgtgccgggggctcTGACCCCGCTACCCACAGCTGAGCAGCTGCCCCCAGGGGACAGGGTGGACTGTTTCTATCCCACCTGCAAAGAGGACCTGCAGCCCAAAAGGCATGTCAAGTGAATTTGTCTCACTCACCTTCTCCGTCGCTCACAGAGCCCCATGGTGAGAGCAgcccttcccctgcagcccggGTCACTTACCTGTGGGCACTGGCTGGGGAGCATCGCCTCGGGGGGTGGGCGGGGGTCTGCTGTGCCTGCCggtcccagggctgggctgccaACTGGCTGGGAACTCTACGGGAGAAACTGGTCGTCAGGCTGTTTCCCCACACCCTGTCTGCAGTACAAGCCAGGTAAGAGCAAGACGTGCCAAGCGCAAGAGCCAGGCACCCATCCTGCACAGTCCTGATcacagagggacacaggggacatttTCCTGACCCCTGCCACGATCAGGCACACTCTGAAGCAGGGAGGATGCCAGCCCCTGTGGTTTCCTCTCTGGGCGGCAATCAAGACATGATTCGTATTCAGCGTTATGTGTCTGATCCTGCTACGAAAGAGGAAACTCCCTGCCCCAGTCTTCTGCGGTGGAGACAAGGAGCTCCAGGCTGGGAACTCACCTCTCACCCTCAGCTCAACGGCGTCGCTCTGCTGCACAGCCCCGTCCCCGACCCTGTTTTCCGCCTCACAGTAGTACATCCCGGCGTCGGAGAGCCGCAGGCTGTCCCACGCCAGCTCCGCCTGGCTGCTCAGGAGCTGGGCTTTCCCTCCCGGGCTGCTCCTGAACCAGCGATAGCTGATGGGGGGGGAGCCGCTGGCCACACAGGTCAGGCTGGTCCTGGCTCCGGCCGGGACCGTCAGCCCCAGCTTGCCAGCCCTGATGACGGGCTTGGTCACTGCAACTGGAAGACAAAGCAGATGGGGCCCAGGTCAGGCTGGCCATGGCTGTGGTGGGGAAggttcttccccctcctccacgGCAGGTCTTGCTCTGGCTTTCAGTGCTTTCCCAGGAGGAAGAGGGGCACCGCTCTCACGGCACCGCTCTGCTCAGGTTAAGCTCAGTTCACCTGTGCCTAAAGCCAGGTTTACACCAGCTATGCCACCATTACTACTGCCGTATCGCACAAGACCCGCTCTGTCGAGGGGGTGTCCCTCTTGCAGTAAGCCAGTTCTTTCCAGCAAACGCTGAGGGTGCTCGGGAAGGGGAGAAGGCAGATTTGGCTAGTACAACACCCACTTGTTGTCCTACTTGCTGCAAGAACCACAGAGATACTGGCTACCCGCACAAAACCTAACCCGGGTCTGGATGTTATCTTAAGCACCACGGGTTGAAGCAGCCCATCGGTAGATCCGGACTGGGGCATATCCTAACTGATCCCCCTTCCCCAGTCCATCCCTACAGCCCCATGAGCGGAGAAGAAGGGCTAACACAGCAAGGGAGGAGGATGCCTCAACACCCAGCCTGGATGCGGGGAGACGGTGTGGTGTGAAAGACTATTCCCACCAGCTGCTTCTTCTACATGCTGTGTGGGTCAGTCGGGCTACACAAGAGCAGGGCTTCATTGCTGGATTTACCTTTGACAACTTTGACAATAGTCGTCAACTCCTTTGTTATCAAGCTGTTATTTTTTGACCTCCAGGTGACTTGACAGGTGTAGTGTCCACTGTCAGGGATTTCAAGGTTCTCAATCAGGAGCGAGGCATCCCCTGGGCTGTGCTTTGGGACGCCGACCCGACTTCGGAACCGAGACAACAAGATGTGGTCACCAGAATCATCCCTCCGAAAGACAGTAGAGGTGCTGTAGTCTCGCTCCATGCTCCAGCTGAGCGTTTCCTGTGTGAAACCTTCTGAGGGCGTGTAGGTACATGGTAAAGTGATGGATCCCATCCATGTGCCCTTGACCTGGTGGACACCAGACAGAtccaggagggctgcagggaaCAACAGTCGACGGAAAGAAGTAAGAatgcagcagaagaggagaacGTCCTTAGGATAGATGGGAATCACTAGGTGGTGGAAGCCAGCATGTGGCCACATCTTACATGTGCTGTAGACCACGGACAGCTAGACCAGGGCCTGTCCCTACCTCACTGAGCACAGGGAAGTGAACAGTTGCTCTGACCTCATGgctatttttattgcttctctCTGGACACTTGCCAGTTCTCAATTCCTTCTCGATACAGAGAGGCACAAATCCTGCCGCCGCTGGCAGCGTCACAGCTACAGCCTTCACAAGACCTTAAGGAGCACTGCTGATTCCTGCTCCTTTACAGGAGGGTGTAGCCTTCACACCctgtttctgctgctgggctTTCTGCTTACGCTTGGACGTGATGAGtcaaccagcagcagctcccccccACCGACATGGCGTGCTCTGACACCACTTGCAGTGTTGACTTCTACCTTCTACATGGGAGGAAGGATGAACGAAGTCAGTTTACTGCTCCACTGCAATTAGCAATGAATGCAACATGTTTGCATTCGTTAACGTCACTATTTTTTTAGGCAGCTCCCCTGGCGCTCCATCTGTGGATCTGCGTCCCTGGGGACAGCCGAGGGGACTGCTGGGGCTGAGCACAGGGGAGGCTCATTTCTGACACggagctttggttttcctttacCAGATGACTTTGAGAGGGCAGGCACAGCTCCATTCTTCAAATCTCACATCCCAGTCAAACGCAACTCCTCAATATATCAGTTTTTAAAggctttccatttctcttcttcctcttttcacaGACTCCCACCAAGAAAATCTAAGAAGGGTGGAAGCTATTTAGAAAACTGCTCAGAAATACCCTCAAGGCATTTGGTGCGCTCAAATTCAAGTATGGTTGCCATCCAGTGCATTTATCTGGACACAATTTTGTTTAAACCTCTCTCCCGTATTGTTTTGCATTGTCGTGTGCATGAAATAGCTGCCAACATCCACCGATTCCCTGCGGAGCAGCTGCGCAGATGTATATATATGCAGGTATACACCCAATTTCAACATTAGCAGGGATGACTCCAAGAGAGAGCTGATTGGAAGGAATGGGAGAaactcagcaaaataaaaatccccGAGACAGCCTTTTTAAAAGACTTATTTCCTCCTCATGACAATTCTTAAAGCGGGGATGTAGTCTTCCAGACAAACCATGTGAATTCTCCCACCACAGGGGAACAGAGCTGGACCAGGCGAAAACCCAAAGGGCTATGTTAGAGATTAGAAGGCTGATCAGAGGAATTTCTATTACCTATAATGCatgatgatggaaaaaaaaaagatgaactcaTATTCCGGCCCATTTTCTAAAGCAATTGAGCATCTTCCTTCCTAGCCTGCCAGCACCAGCTGTCCTGGTGTCACGGAAGTGCCACAGAGGCAGGAGCCTTTAGGGATCTGCTCTGAAGTACTGGACCTGGAACAGGAGCAGTGGACCAAACCCAATCTTTTTGCTTTAGCCTTAGAGAACTTCAGATCTGACCTCGATTTCTTGGATCGTACCTGCTCCAACCAGAGAAGCACCCTGCCAGGCACTCAAGCGGGGACAGGAGAAGAGGGGGGGGATTTGGTGGTACCCGGCTCATTTTGCCAATCTCTCCATCCGTCTGCCCACTGAGaccacagctcctctgggaagGGCCTCTGGGAAGTAGCAAATTACCTGAATTTAGCTGGACTTGGCTCACCACTAGCTATACCCCCTTAtcccgctccccttttcccctccttcccagaAAGGCACTGGTTATGTTCAGCTGCATTCACTCACAATAAGTCGCTCGAGAGGCAGATCCCAGAaatctgcaaagctgttttttttttttatgatggaaTGGGGAACATACTTCAGCCGGTTTTTCTTAATCTCGGTAGCAATGCTGTGCTTCTGTATACAACATGATAAagctcctttctcctctttcccaaAACCT
Protein-coding sequences here:
- the LOC141748661 gene encoding uncharacterized protein LOC141748661 is translated as MELSINRKRILDDKGQKKGKCSSLAFWSQECGALSQSAGKGGRTCSSGRMGEVVRIVVFVMAFISCNALLDLSGVHQVKGTWMGSITLPCTYTPSEGFTQETLSWSMERDYSTSTVFRRDDSGDHILLSRFRSRVGVPKHSPGDASLLIENLEIPDSGHYTCQVTWRSKNNSLITKELTTIVKVVKVAVTKPVIRAGKLGLTVPAGARTSLTCVASGSPPISYRWFRSSPGGKAQLLSSQAELAWDSLRLSDAGMYYCEAENRVGDGAVQQSDAVELRVREFPASWQPSPGTGRHSRPPPTPRGDAPQPVPTDLPPAATLGSRRDAVSERRDAVSEGPPIATGPPPAALLPHLYALAAALGGVALGALAAALLLRRLRKKKEPAYEVAFYSTADVTRLETDMEVPVKCLQEETNSKTETANDTFTMKDNRRGSICIRKNPEYENLVTAMESEFETEKNY